TGCTGGCGTACGCGTCCGACGACGTGTCGCGCGCGGCGTTCTGGCCGTTCGCGGTGTTCAGCCCGGAATGGCAAGCCCTGCGGTACGCCGCGGCGGCCGGTGTTCCGGTGAAGTTCTGCGATCTCCCTGCGGCACACCAGTTCGCGCTCGGCGAGGAGCGGACCGCGCCCCGCACCGATCCGCTCGCGGAACTGGCCGCGGCGGGCGGGTACGACGACCCGGAGCGCTGGTGGGACGACTTCGTCGAGTCCCGCCGGGGCGAGGAATCGCCGTTCGAGGTGATCGCCGACGCGATGACCGCGCTGCGCGAGGGCGACCGTCCGGACGATCCGCACGAGCAGCGGCGCGAGGCGTACATGCGGAACGTGCTGCGCAAGACGCGGAAAGAAGGCTACGAGCGGATCGCCGTGGTCTGCGGTGCCTGGCACGTGCCCGCGCTGGCCGATCCGCTGCCGCCCGCGTCCAGGGACCAGGCGGTCCTCAAAGGACTGCCGAAGCGCAAGGTCGTGTGCACGTGGGTGCCGTGGACGCACGGCAGGCTTGCGTCGGTCACCGGCTACGGCGCGGGCGTCCGCTCCCCCGGCTGGTACCACCACCTGTTCAGCACCCCCGGCGACGTCACCACCAGGTGGCTCACCGCCGTCGCCGGAGTGCTGCGCGAGGAAGATCTGCCTGTCTCCACCGCGCACGTGATCGAAGCGGTGCGGCTGGCCGACACCCTGGCCGCATTGCGCGGCCGGTCGTCCGCCGGACTGGCCGAGGTCGACGCCGCCACCCGCGCGGTTCTGTGCGGAGGCGACGACGTCCAGGCCGACCTGGTCACGCGTCGGCTCGTGGTCGGCGAACTGCTCGGCGAGGTCCCGGACCACGTTCCGCAGGCGCCGCTGGCCGCCGACCTGATCGCCACCGCCCGCCGCCTCCGGCTCAAACGCGAACCCCAGGCGCGCGAACTGGATCTGGACCTGCGCACGCCCGGCGGTCTGGACCGCTCGCGCCTGCTGCATCGCCTGCAGATCCTCGGCATCCCGTGGGGCGAACCGGAACCGTCGTCGGTGCGGAACAAAGGCACCTTCCGCGAAACCTGGACCCTGTGCTGGGAACCAGGTTTCGAGGTCGACCTGGTCGCAGCCGCCGTACACGGAACCACCGTGCCCGCCGCAGCGACGGCTGTCGTGCGCGAAACCGTCGCCGAAGCTCCTCCGCTCGCCGACATCACCGCCGCGGTCGAGCGCTGCCTGCTGGCCGATCTAGGCGACGCGCTGCCGGAAACGCTCGCTGCCCTGGACACCCGTGCCGCCGCCGACGCGGACGTCGCGCACCTCATGTCCGCGTTGCCTCCGCTGGCCCGAGCCACCCGCTACGGCGACGTCCGCGGCACCGACACCGCACAGCTGCAAGAAGTCGCCGACCGCATCCTCACCCGAGTCTGTGCTGGTCTCCCGCCCGCCGTGCACGGCATCGACGAGGAGGCCGCCGCACAGTTCTGCGAACTGATCGACGACGTCCACGAAGCCACCGACCTCCTCGGCGACGCGGCCCGCGACCGCTGGTTCACCGCGCTTGCCCGGCTGTCCACCCGCGACGCCCTGCCACCGCTGCTGGCGGGCCGCATCGTGCGCCTCCTGCACGACGCCGACCTGCTCGACGGCGCCGAGGTCGAACTCCGGCTGGGCCGCATGCTCACCCCCGGCATCGCCCCGACGGACGGCGCGGCCTACGTAGAAGGCTTCTTCTCCGGCGGCGCGCTCCTGCTGGTCCACGACGAACGCATGCTGCGCGTCGTCGACACCTGGCTGTCCTCGATCCCGCCCGAGGTCTTCCCCGAGGTGCTTCCCTTGCTGCGCCGCACTTTCGGCGCCTTCGCCGGTCCGGAAAAACGCGCCATCGGCGAACGCGCCGCCACCCTGTCCGGCACTCGCCGCACCGAACCGACGGTCGCCGAAGACCTGGACGAGATCCGCGCCGCAGCCGCCTTGCCGGTCTTCGCCACCATCCTGGGAGCCGCCTCGTGAGCACCGAACGCCTCCGCCGCTGGCGCCTAGTACTCGGCGGCGATTCCGACGGCACCGGCCACGCACTGTCCGAAGGGGACACCGGCGTCGACAACGTGCTGGCCGCGCTTTACGACGAGCGCCCCAAAAACCCGCGCAGCAGCGGCGACCGCAGCGGCGGACTGCAAGCCTCCGCACCGCGAGTCGCCCGCTGGCTGGGCGACATCCGGAAGTACTTCCCCGGCTCCGTCGTCCAAGTCATGCAACGCGACGCCGTGGACCGCCTGGGGATCACCCGGATGCTGCTGGAGCCGGAACTGCTCAGTGCCGTGGAACCGGACGTCCACCTGGTCGGAACGTTGTTGTCCCTCAACAACGTCCTGCCCGAAGAGACGAAGGAAACCGCACGCGCCGTCGTGCGCAAAGTCGTCACGGAACTCGAGGAACGCCTGGCCGAACGCACCCGAGCAGCAGTCCGCGGCGCACTGGACCGCGCCGCCCGCACCCAACGCCCGCGAGGCGCGGACATCGATTGGGACCGCACCGTCCGCCGGAACCTGAAACACTACTCCCCCGAGCTGAAAACCATTGTGCCCGAACAGCTTTTTGGCTTCGGCCGCCGAGAACACAGCGTCCGCCGCGACGTGATCCTGGCCGTCGACCAGTCCGGCTCGATGGCGGAATCCGTGGTGTACTCGGGAGTTTTCGGTGCCGCACTCGCCTCGATGCGCGCCCTGAGCACGAAGTTCGTCGCCTTCGACACCGCGGTAGCTGACTTGTCGGATCACCTGGACGACCCGGTAGACGTCCTCTTCGGCA
The nucleotide sequence above comes from Amycolatopsis sp. AA4. Encoded proteins:
- a CDS encoding DUF5682 family protein gives rise to the protein MTTHLLGIRHHGPGSARAVAARLVELEPDVVLIEGPPEADQLVDLAADDGMRPPVALLAYASDDVSRAAFWPFAVFSPEWQALRYAAAAGVPVKFCDLPAAHQFALGEERTAPRTDPLAELAAAGGYDDPERWWDDFVESRRGEESPFEVIADAMTALREGDRPDDPHEQRREAYMRNVLRKTRKEGYERIAVVCGAWHVPALADPLPPASRDQAVLKGLPKRKVVCTWVPWTHGRLASVTGYGAGVRSPGWYHHLFSTPGDVTTRWLTAVAGVLREEDLPVSTAHVIEAVRLADTLAALRGRSSAGLAEVDAATRAVLCGGDDVQADLVTRRLVVGELLGEVPDHVPQAPLAADLIATARRLRLKREPQARELDLDLRTPGGLDRSRLLHRLQILGIPWGEPEPSSVRNKGTFRETWTLCWEPGFEVDLVAAAVHGTTVPAAATAVVRETVAEAPPLADITAAVERCLLADLGDALPETLAALDTRAAADADVAHLMSALPPLARATRYGDVRGTDTAQLQEVADRILTRVCAGLPPAVHGIDEEAAAQFCELIDDVHEATDLLGDAARDRWFTALARLSTRDALPPLLAGRIVRLLHDADLLDGAEVELRLGRMLTPGIAPTDGAAYVEGFFSGGALLLVHDERMLRVVDTWLSSIPPEVFPEVLPLLRRTFGAFAGPEKRAIGERAATLSGTRRTEPTVAEDLDEIRAAAALPVFATILGAAS
- a CDS encoding VWA domain-containing protein, giving the protein MSTERLRRWRLVLGGDSDGTGHALSEGDTGVDNVLAALYDERPKNPRSSGDRSGGLQASAPRVARWLGDIRKYFPGSVVQVMQRDAVDRLGITRMLLEPELLSAVEPDVHLVGTLLSLNNVLPEETKETARAVVRKVVTELEERLAERTRAAVRGALDRAARTQRPRGADIDWDRTVRRNLKHYSPELKTIVPEQLFGFGRREHSVRRDVILAVDQSGSMAESVVYSGVFGAALASMRALSTKFVAFDTAVADLSDHLDDPVDVLFGTQLGGGTDINRALAYCQGLVERPEQTLLVLISDLYEGGVRDDLLRRVADLVGSGVQVVTLLALSDSGAPFYDHDNAAALSELGVPAFACTPDLFPDLMAAALRREDLTRWAASATAQ